Proteins encoded in a region of the Nitrospirota bacterium genome:
- a CDS encoding FAD-binding oxidoreductase, protein MIIVRLLMFAPLALALAFALLTGWALPALAGPAIVNDVTQINPVLVDEVVVPKTVDAVRELVRTHRGPISIGGGHFSMGGQTASERTLHLDMRSLNRIVAFSPETKTITVEAGITWRAIQETIDHKNLSLTIMQSYSNFTVGGSLSVNVHGRYVGQGPLIGSVKALKVVLADGQLVEASPTERPELFFGCIGGYGGLGVIVEATLELADNLKVERSVQAMPVTAYKDFFFKTIKPSKTAIFHNGDIYPPAYDEVLSITWSATDKPVTVEERLMPIQSHYWFDQLSYYWLSEIPFGKQFREYVIDPLRLRGEAVVWRNYEASYDVHQLEPRSRDTSTYVLQEYFVPVHRFDEFMPKMAEIFTRYHANIMNVSIRHAVPDRGSLMAWAREEVFAFVVYYKQGTAPHEKTTVGIWTRELIDAVLSVGGTYYLPYQLHGTDEQFQQAYPHAKEWFLLKQQLDPDNRFRNKLWDRYYHPSGISQTLLPTPSTTETSDRDVKKNFKP, encoded by the coding sequence ATGATAATCGTACGACTGCTGATGTTCGCTCCCCTTGCCCTTGCCCTTGCCTTTGCGCTCCTCACCGGCTGGGCCCTTCCCGCCCTGGCCGGCCCGGCGATCGTCAACGATGTCACACAAATTAATCCGGTGTTGGTCGATGAAGTCGTGGTGCCCAAGACTGTGGATGCGGTGCGAGAGCTGGTGCGGACCCATCGAGGGCCCATCTCCATCGGCGGAGGGCACTTCAGCATGGGCGGACAAACGGCCTCGGAACGGACGCTGCACCTGGATATGCGAAGCCTCAACCGGATCGTGGCCTTCTCGCCCGAGACCAAGACAATTACGGTAGAGGCAGGCATCACCTGGCGCGCCATTCAAGAAACCATCGACCACAAGAATCTGTCGCTCACGATCATGCAGTCCTACTCGAACTTTACCGTCGGCGGCTCCTTGAGTGTGAACGTTCATGGCCGATACGTGGGGCAGGGCCCGCTGATCGGTTCTGTGAAGGCCCTCAAGGTCGTCCTTGCAGATGGCCAATTGGTGGAGGCGAGCCCGACCGAACGGCCCGAGCTGTTCTTCGGCTGCATCGGCGGATACGGAGGGCTGGGAGTCATTGTGGAGGCGACCCTGGAGCTGGCGGATAATCTCAAAGTGGAGCGCAGCGTCCAAGCCATGCCGGTCACGGCCTACAAAGATTTCTTCTTCAAAACCATTAAGCCTTCCAAAACCGCCATCTTTCATAATGGCGACATCTACCCACCGGCCTACGACGAGGTGCTCTCGATTACCTGGTCGGCTACGGACAAGCCAGTTACGGTGGAGGAGCGGTTGATGCCGATCCAAAGCCATTACTGGTTCGATCAGCTCTCCTACTACTGGCTATCGGAGATTCCGTTCGGCAAACAGTTTCGGGAATATGTGATCGATCCGCTGCGGCTGCGCGGCGAAGCCGTCGTCTGGCGGAATTATGAAGCCAGTTACGACGTGCATCAGCTCGAACCACGATCGCGGGACACCTCGACCTATGTCCTGCAAGAATATTTCGTCCCGGTCCATCGGTTCGACGAATTCATGCCGAAAATGGCGGAGATCTTCACGCGTTACCATGCCAACATCATGAACGTCTCGATCCGCCATGCCGTGCCGGATCGCGGCTCGCTCATGGCCTGGGCTCGAGAAGAAGTGTTTGCCTTCGTGGTCTATTACAAGCAGGGCACCGCGCCGCACGAGAAAACGACCGTCGGCATTTGGACGCGCGAACTGATTGATGCGGTGCTATCGGTGGGCGGGACCTACTATCTGCCCTATCAGCTCCATGGCACCGACGAGCAATTTCAGCAGGCCTACCCGCACGCGAAGGAATGGTTCCTGCTGAAACAGCAACTCGATCCGGACAACCGGTTCCGGAATAAATTATGGGATAGGTATTACCACCCGTCTGGCATATCGCAAACGCTGTTACCGACGCCGTCAACCACTGAGACGTCCGATCGAGATGTAAAAAAAAACTTCAAACCCTGA
- a CDS encoding class I SAM-dependent methyltransferase: protein MATSPHISRRTAFKCTLAALATVAGSPSWTWPPKGSPSLAPLWQLLDLAEAGMNTAPSAPPASRSNFRAVYGDLRARDRFFLFLQNVYHLYPEDRFHQLIIDLTNESGSDQLIYTTLQQRLSAIKPFLSEATYGLPALHKQKTEMARQTVELLGTTRTLSGYVEIGTTGRYANGIRALIPIDGPMYVVNDLAPSYSPSDIAERGQLTPIGTYVPMGNYEPFDGPSIPAESVDLVTNFIGFHHAPTDKRARFIQAAWQVLKPGGRLVVRDHNVASPEMEAFVALAHDVFNAGLNISWADNVAQIRNFTSVPQLEAALGAAGFEKSATRLLQAHDPTDNTLMVFVKPPSRAL, encoded by the coding sequence ATGGCAACCTCACCTCACATCTCACGGCGGACCGCATTCAAATGTACCCTGGCTGCGCTGGCGACGGTTGCCGGTTCGCCCTCTTGGACATGGCCGCCTAAGGGCTCGCCCTCGCTCGCACCACTCTGGCAATTGCTGGATCTGGCCGAAGCCGGCATGAACACCGCGCCTTCAGCCCCGCCGGCTTCTCGCTCCAACTTCCGCGCGGTCTATGGCGACCTGCGCGCGCGCGATCGCTTTTTCCTCTTCCTTCAAAACGTGTACCACCTCTATCCTGAAGACCGGTTCCACCAATTGATCATCGACCTGACCAACGAGTCCGGCTCCGACCAGCTCATCTACACGACGCTCCAACAGCGACTCTCAGCCATCAAGCCCTTCTTGTCGGAAGCCACCTATGGCCTACCCGCCTTGCATAAACAGAAAACGGAGATGGCCCGCCAGACGGTGGAATTGCTCGGCACCACGCGAACGCTCTCCGGCTACGTGGAGATCGGAACGACCGGACGTTACGCCAACGGCATCCGCGCCCTGATCCCGATCGACGGCCCGATGTATGTGGTGAACGATCTCGCACCGAGTTACTCCCCCAGCGACATCGCCGAACGCGGACAACTCACCCCCATCGGCACCTATGTGCCCATGGGAAACTACGAGCCGTTCGACGGCCCGTCGATCCCTGCGGAAAGCGTCGACCTCGTGACGAACTTCATCGGATTTCATCATGCACCAACGGACAAGCGCGCGCGATTCATTCAAGCGGCATGGCAGGTATTGAAGCCGGGAGGGCGTCTGGTCGTCCGAGATCACAACGTGGCCAGTCCTGAGATGGAAGCGTTCGTGGCATTGGCACATGATGTCTTCAATGCGGGCCTGAATATTTCCTGGGCCGACAATGTCGCACAAATAAGAAACTTTACGTCGGTGCCGCAGCTAGAGGCAGCGCTTGGCGCTGCCGGGTTCGAGAAGTCTGCCACACGGCTGCTGCAAGCCCACGATCCAACCGACAATACATTGATGGTGTTTGTGAAACCACCCTCGCGAGCCCTCTAG
- a CDS encoding methyltransferase: protein MAKVRLTPANIMQLGMGFWGSKTLLSAIELGLFTELGKGPLDEGALTKRLQLHPRSARDFFDALVVLGMLKRTGARYANTPETAKFLDRSKPSYAGGMLEMCNTRLYPFWGSLTEGLRTGKPQNEVKTGEDFFGTLYADPQRLEGFLKAMTGLSVGSAQIIAKKFPWKKYKTFMDVGCAQGGVAVEIALVHKHLTGGGMDLPVVQPVFEAYARERGVAQRLRFQPGDFFKDPLPTCDVIVMGHILHDWNLEEKRMLLRKAYEALSPKGAIIVHEALIDDARKQNAFGLLMSLNMLIETPGGFDFTGADCRKWMKDAGFKRTQVAKLAGPDGMVVGYK, encoded by the coding sequence ATGGCCAAAGTTCGACTGACTCCGGCGAACATCATGCAACTCGGGATGGGGTTTTGGGGGTCGAAGACGCTCTTGAGCGCCATCGAGCTGGGTCTTTTCACGGAACTCGGCAAAGGCCCTCTGGACGAGGGGGCGTTGACCAAGCGGCTCCAGCTCCATCCCCGTAGCGCGCGGGATTTCTTCGATGCGCTGGTGGTCCTTGGTATGTTGAAGCGGACCGGGGCGCGCTATGCCAATACGCCGGAAACAGCCAAGTTTCTGGATCGATCGAAACCTTCGTATGCCGGCGGTATGCTGGAAATGTGCAACACACGGCTCTATCCATTCTGGGGTTCGCTGACGGAAGGCCTCCGCACCGGTAAGCCGCAGAACGAGGTGAAGACCGGCGAGGATTTCTTCGGCACCTTGTATGCCGATCCTCAACGGTTGGAGGGGTTCCTCAAGGCCATGACCGGCTTGAGTGTCGGCTCCGCACAGATCATCGCCAAGAAGTTTCCTTGGAAGAAGTACAAGACGTTTATGGATGTCGGTTGCGCTCAAGGCGGCGTCGCGGTTGAGATCGCGCTCGTGCACAAACATCTGACGGGCGGGGGGATGGATTTGCCGGTCGTGCAGCCGGTGTTCGAGGCCTATGCGCGGGAACGGGGTGTTGCGCAGCGGCTGCGCTTTCAGCCCGGTGATTTCTTCAAAGACCCCTTGCCGACATGCGACGTGATCGTGATGGGGCATATCCTCCACGACTGGAATCTGGAGGAGAAGAGGATGCTCCTCCGCAAGGCCTACGAGGCGTTGTCGCCGAAGGGCGCGATCATCGTCCACGAAGCCCTCATCGACGACGCACGGAAACAAAATGCATTTGGACTGCTCATGAGCCTCAATATGCTCATTGAAACCCCTGGTGGATTCGACTTCACCGGCGCAGACTGCCGCAAGTGGATGAAAGACGCAGGGTTCAAGCGGACGCAGGTCGCCAAATTGGCTGGACCGGACGGCATGGTGGTTGGGTACAAATAA
- a CDS encoding sigma-70 family RNA polymerase sigma factor: MDSRRTPEADQASNAVLDNLMHVLLEQHSAFRAFLRKRLSDDALVEDLLQQSLMKAVERHHDLKTHDSAVSWFYRILRNAVTDYYRSHAADHRKVEGLLQELRASEEDKTPAFDEVRPAICACLTPLLKDMRPSYADLLRRIDLEGEVPASVAKDLELTTNNLTVRLHRARQALRARLEQVCGVCTRHGCLNCTCA, encoded by the coding sequence ATGGACAGTCGAAGAACGCCGGAGGCGGATCAGGCTTCGAATGCGGTATTGGATAACCTCATGCACGTGTTGCTGGAGCAACATTCTGCGTTCCGGGCGTTCCTGCGCAAGCGGCTGTCTGACGATGCGCTGGTGGAAGACCTGCTGCAGCAGAGCTTGATGAAGGCCGTCGAACGGCATCATGATCTGAAGACACACGACAGTGCCGTTAGCTGGTTCTACCGCATCCTGCGTAACGCCGTGACGGATTACTACCGGTCTCACGCCGCCGACCATCGCAAGGTGGAGGGTCTGCTCCAGGAGCTGAGGGCTTCCGAGGAGGACAAGACTCCGGCATTTGACGAAGTGCGGCCGGCGATCTGTGCATGCCTCACTCCTTTACTGAAAGACATGCGGCCCTCATACGCGGACCTGCTCAGGCGCATCGATCTAGAGGGGGAGGTGCCTGCCTCTGTTGCGAAGGACTTGGAGCTGACCACCAACAATCTGACTGTCCGTCTCCATCGGGCGCGCCAGGCGCTACGGGCCAGACTGGAACAGGTCTGCGGAGTCTGCACCAGGCACGGCTGCCTGAACTGTACCTGTGCGTAG
- a CDS encoding DUF4396 domain-containing protein, with translation MMQAESVFPTLSDEEAPPACCSKPKPQAPPHEHHGHHSHQEAAQASPSLNRTAFMATLHCLTGCTIGEVLGMVIGTALGWPTWPTVALAVTLAFLFGYGMTLWPLRRAGIAWGTALGLAFASDTLSMGTMEFVDNAIMLVIPGAMDAGLLDPLFWGSLAASLVLAGAAAFPVNRWLIARGKGHAVVHAYHCH, from the coding sequence ATGATGCAGGCCGAATCAGTTTTCCCCACTCTCTCCGACGAAGAGGCGCCACCAGCATGCTGCTCCAAGCCGAAGCCACAGGCGCCGCCGCACGAGCATCACGGCCATCATAGTCATCAGGAGGCGGCGCAGGCATCTCCGTCGTTGAATCGCACGGCCTTCATGGCCACGCTGCATTGCTTGACAGGTTGCACCATCGGCGAAGTGCTCGGCATGGTGATCGGCACGGCGCTTGGATGGCCGACCTGGCCGACCGTCGCCCTCGCGGTGACGCTGGCCTTTCTGTTCGGCTACGGCATGACGCTCTGGCCGCTTCGCAGGGCAGGGATCGCCTGGGGTACGGCGCTCGGATTGGCGTTTGCGTCCGACACCCTTTCCATGGGCACCATGGAGTTCGTCGACAATGCGATCATGCTCGTGATCCCCGGTGCCATGGACGCCGGATTGCTCGACCCGCTATTCTGGGGAAGTCTCGCGGCCTCGCTGGTTCTGGCCGGGGCCGCGGCCTTTCCCGTGAATCGCTGGTTGATCGCGCGGGGCAAGGGCCATGCGGTGGTGCATGCGTATCACTGCCACTGA
- a CDS encoding transporter: MKRPTLYAVRWIVVFILGLWPLSSFALDHDNLDPNRPIGMEDAYAIPKGEIGMEGGVRFNDRRESRTRITFQPQIIYGAFDNAQIEIQGDLMTEPNSLVGAAKSGDLHLGLLYNFNTETMNLPAMALRVEADLPTGVNSKGVDTQMTGILTRSFGRLRAHLNAGYTVLGSPQGQERPGAYRAVVAVSYPLGYPGSFRDTLIASVYTRQSDQRGQRNNMGCEIGLRHQLTSRIVLDAGLGTEFYGPTDRAALLGTVGVSVGF, from the coding sequence TTGAAACGGCCGACTCTGTACGCAGTCAGATGGATCGTCGTCTTTATACTCGGGCTATGGCCCCTATCGAGCTTCGCTCTGGACCACGACAATCTCGATCCGAACAGGCCGATCGGCATGGAAGACGCCTATGCGATTCCGAAGGGGGAAATCGGGATGGAGGGCGGCGTACGCTTCAACGATCGTCGAGAGAGCCGCACACGCATCACCTTCCAACCGCAGATCATCTATGGTGCCTTCGACAATGCGCAGATCGAAATCCAGGGCGACCTCATGACCGAGCCGAACAGCCTCGTCGGCGCCGCCAAGTCCGGCGACCTGCACCTGGGCCTGCTCTACAATTTCAATACGGAGACGATGAATCTTCCGGCCATGGCCCTGCGCGTTGAGGCCGATCTGCCCACCGGTGTGAATTCCAAAGGCGTGGATACCCAGATGACTGGCATTCTCACGCGCTCGTTCGGGCGGCTCCGTGCCCACCTCAACGCGGGCTACACTGTGCTGGGTTCGCCGCAAGGGCAGGAGCGGCCTGGGGCCTATCGCGCCGTGGTAGCCGTGAGTTATCCCCTGGGCTATCCAGGGAGTTTCCGAGACACGCTGATCGCCAGTGTCTATACGAGACAGTCGGACCAGCGAGGCCAACGCAACAATATGGGCTGTGAAATCGGCCTGCGCCATCAGCTCACCTCGCGCATCGTGCTCGACGCGGGGCTCGGTACCGAATTCTATGGACCAACCGATCGTGCGGCGCTGCTGGGAACCGTGGGGGTCTCCGTCGGCTTCTAA
- a CDS encoding FAD-binding oxidoreductase, which yields MSVETFTAQVESVTHLTHDVCELDLRLIEPRSITFKPGQFISFEMPHPQTGRLLTRAYSIASQPSRPDVVTLLFNLVPGGAGSGFLFDLKVGDTTSFKGPAGSFYLREDPERDLLFIASGTGITPIRSMLLANAEHPDPRPATLFWGLRSQRDLYYQHELAELAKRIPTLTVVTTLSRPEPGWSGASGRVLRLIEERIASVNDLDVYLCGNSAMIGEAKALLRQKGPCPIYREKYYDGEEDGD from the coding sequence ATGTCGGTCGAAACTTTTACCGCGCAAGTTGAATCGGTCACGCATCTCACGCACGACGTGTGCGAGCTCGATCTGCGCTTGATCGAACCACGATCCATCACATTCAAGCCCGGGCAATTCATCTCCTTCGAAATGCCGCATCCGCAGACCGGTCGTCTCCTGACGCGGGCCTATTCTATCGCCTCGCAGCCCAGTCGTCCCGACGTCGTGACCCTGCTGTTCAACCTTGTGCCGGGCGGAGCCGGCTCCGGCTTTCTATTCGACCTCAAGGTGGGGGATACGACATCCTTCAAGGGACCGGCGGGGAGTTTCTATCTGCGAGAGGATCCGGAACGCGATCTCCTCTTCATCGCCAGCGGCACCGGGATCACGCCGATCCGGTCCATGTTGCTGGCGAATGCGGAGCATCCCGACCCGAGACCGGCTACTCTGTTCTGGGGCCTGCGGAGCCAGCGGGACCTGTATTATCAGCATGAGTTGGCCGAATTGGCTAAGCGGATTCCGACTCTGACCGTCGTCACGACGCTCTCCCGTCCCGAACCTGGCTGGTCCGGTGCCTCAGGCCGCGTCCTCAGATTGATCGAAGAGCGAATCGCGTCAGTCAATGATCTGGACGTCTATCTCTGCGGGAATAGCGCCATGATCGGCGAGGCCAAGGCCTTGCTGCGGCAAAAAGGCCCCTGCCCCATCTACCGAGAAAAGTACTACGACGGGGAAGAGGATGGAGACTGA
- a CDS encoding SDR family oxidoreductase produces MQRLTNTVAIVTGSSSGIGKAIALRFGAEGARVVVAARRMALCEQTVAQIVKDGGEAWAIQPDVADERQVERLIQETVTRYGRLDILVNNAGIFGGKRLADTMTKDFDEVMSVNLRGTFFCCRAGFTQMKRQGGGTIINMSSVAGLQAWAGTGAYSASKHGVQALTKSLADEGRPHHIKVSAICPGGVADELVDASSEEILRSEKIDPFDVAETAVYLATLGKYSVVHQIVIDRLGADW; encoded by the coding sequence ATGCAGCGATTAACAAATACAGTCGCGATTGTGACTGGCAGCAGTAGCGGTATCGGCAAGGCGATCGCACTGCGGTTTGGTGCCGAAGGGGCAAGGGTTGTGGTCGCGGCACGACGGATGGCGCTCTGCGAACAGACTGTCGCACAGATTGTGAAAGACGGTGGCGAGGCTTGGGCTATTCAGCCCGACGTGGCCGATGAACGCCAGGTGGAACGGCTGATCCAGGAGACGGTCACGCGGTATGGGCGGCTGGATATTCTCGTCAACAACGCCGGAATCTTCGGCGGCAAGCGCCTCGCGGACACGATGACGAAGGATTTCGACGAGGTGATGAGTGTGAATCTTCGCGGCACGTTTTTCTGTTGCCGGGCGGGATTCACACAGATGAAGCGGCAGGGTGGAGGCACGATCATCAATATGTCGAGCGTCGCTGGACTGCAGGCCTGGGCCGGCACCGGCGCCTATAGCGCCTCGAAGCACGGGGTTCAGGCGTTGACAAAATCGCTGGCCGACGAAGGCCGGCCGCATCACATTAAAGTCAGCGCCATCTGTCCAGGAGGCGTGGCCGACGAACTCGTGGATGCCTCTTCGGAAGAGATTCTCCGGAGCGAGAAGATCGATCCCTTCGATGTCGCGGAGACCGCCGTCTACCTGGCGACCCTGGGAAAATATTCCGTGGTGCATCAGATCGTCATCGATCGACTGGGCGCCGACTGGTGA